In a single window of the Alphaproteobacteria bacterium LSUCC0684 genome:
- a CDS encoding TlpA disulfide reductase family protein encodes MTFCPAAITSRRQFLAMLAATSGAAVMPDTALAALDTMKPLALPSPNTAIEFHDGTSRRLADFAPTPLLVNFWASWCPPCVHELPSLMVLDQALREEGMAVLLIGLDRKGRKFGQAFLEDRGITIGNSAFDPPGELARALSIRVMPTSFLISSTGVIRGKVEGPLDWGRREVISAVSEILRG; translated from the coding sequence ATGACCTTCTGCCCGGCCGCTATCACTTCCCGCCGCCAGTTCCTGGCGATGCTTGCCGCCACATCTGGTGCGGCTGTTATGCCCGACACGGCCCTTGCTGCCTTGGATACAATGAAACCCCTTGCTCTGCCAAGCCCGAATACGGCAATCGAGTTTCACGACGGCACAAGTCGCCGGCTTGCCGATTTCGCGCCGACGCCACTGCTGGTCAATTTCTGGGCCAGCTGGTGCCCGCCATGTGTCCATGAGCTGCCGTCGCTGATGGTGCTTGATCAGGCACTGCGCGAGGAAGGCATGGCGGTGCTGCTGATCGGCCTTGACCGCAAGGGGCGGAAGTTTGGCCAGGCCTTTCTTGAAGATCGCGGTATCACGATCGGCAATTCGGCGTTCGATCCGCCCGGCGAGCTTGCCCGGGCGCTTTCCATCCGCGTGATGCCCACCAGTTTTCTGATATCCTCCACCGGGGTGATCCGCGGCAAGGTCGAAGGCCCGCTTGACTGGGGCAGGCGTGAGGTGATTTCCGCTGTCTCGGAAATCTTGCGGGGATAA
- the lysA gene encoding diaminopimelate decarboxylase, producing MTGFSRINGTLTVDGIPLEDIAARFPTPLYIYSAATIRESYTRFAEAVAGPKSRVHFAVKSNSNLAILRLLGSLGAGADIVSGGEMQRALKAGIAPEAIIFSGVGKSDAEITAALEAGIGQINAESEAEVMRILALAGSSGRSSRLALRINPDVDASTHAKISTGKSDTKFGISREAATDLYRRIAESGVMEPGGLAVHIGSQIMTLEPFREAWTTLLEMARQLEAENLPVPQLDLGGGIGIDYKTGEPADIEAFGHLVRSIFGNEPYHLGFEPGRFLTAEAGILLTETLYTKSTSGKRFIIVDAAMNDLIRPTLYEAYHRIETVADKGAPIGAADIVGPVCETGDYLGLDRMMPAIDKGDLLAVFSAGAYGAVMRSAYNTRPPAAELLVLDGEVHPVSVPQRVEDLLAQDLIPTALQ from the coding sequence ATGACCGGATTTTCCCGCATCAACGGCACGCTTACGGTCGACGGCATCCCGCTTGAGGATATCGCCGCACGGTTTCCAACGCCGCTCTATATCTATTCGGCGGCAACCATCCGCGAGTCCTATACCCGTTTTGCCGAGGCTGTTGCCGGGCCAAAAAGCCGGGTGCATTTTGCGGTGAAGTCAAATTCCAACCTTGCCATCCTTCGTCTTCTGGGCTCGCTTGGCGCCGGGGCAGATATTGTTTCGGGCGGTGAGATGCAGCGGGCTCTGAAAGCAGGGATCGCGCCTGAAGCCATCATCTTTTCAGGTGTCGGCAAGAGTGATGCGGAAATCACCGCCGCCCTTGAGGCAGGTATCGGCCAGATCAACGCCGAGTCCGAAGCCGAAGTGATGCGGATCCTCGCTCTCGCCGGATCTTCGGGGAGAAGCAGCCGCCTTGCGCTTCGGATCAACCCGGATGTTGACGCCTCCACCCATGCCAAGATTTCAACCGGCAAGAGCGACACCAAATTCGGGATCAGCCGTGAGGCCGCCACGGACCTCTATCGCCGCATTGCTGAAAGCGGCGTGATGGAACCTGGCGGGCTGGCGGTGCATATCGGCTCCCAGATCATGACCCTGGAGCCGTTCAGGGAAGCCTGGACAACGCTTCTTGAAATGGCAAGGCAACTTGAGGCCGAAAATCTGCCAGTGCCCCAGCTTGATCTTGGTGGCGGCATCGGCATCGACTACAAGACAGGTGAGCCCGCGGATATCGAGGCTTTCGGTCACCTCGTGCGGTCGATTTTCGGCAATGAGCCTTATCATCTCGGCTTCGAGCCAGGCCGGTTCCTCACCGCCGAGGCAGGTATTCTGCTGACCGAAACCCTCTATACGAAATCCACGTCCGGCAAGCGGTTCATCATTGTTGACGCCGCCATGAATGACCTCATCCGCCCCACTCTCTATGAAGCCTATCATCGGATTGAGACGGTGGCGGACAAAGGCGCCCCCATCGGGGCGGCCGATATCGTTGGGCCTGTATGCGAAACAGGTGATTATCTCGGGCTGGACCGGATGATGCCGGCCATTGACAAGGGTGATCTTCTCGCCGTCTTCTCGGCAGGCGCTTATGGCGCGGTGATGCGGTCGGCGTATAATACGCGGCCACCGGCGGCCGAACTCCTCGTCCTTGACGGGGAGGTGCACCCCGTTTCGGTTCCGCAACGTGTTGAGGATCTGCTGGCACAGGACCTGATCCCGACGGCCCTGCAATAG
- the argH gene encoding argininosuccinate lyase, which yields MSEKDNTTKTNSIWGGRFEGGVSSVMERINASISFDKALYRQDIAGSKAHAAMLAHQGIISAADAEAISTGLDTILKEIEAGEFVFSPALEDIHMNVETRLVELIGDAAKRLHTARSRNDQVATDLRLWVRDAIDRILDAIADLQQALLDQAETHAGTVMPGYTHLQTAQPVTVGHHLMAYVEMLERDRGRFSDARRRLNESPLGAAALAGTSFPVDRRMTAKALGFDRPMRNSMDAVSDRDFAVEFLAAAALASVHLSRLAEELVLWSSDRFGFITLSDGFSTGSSIMPQKRNPDAAELVRAKPGRITGSLITLLTILKGLPMTYGKDLQEDKEPVFDAAEHLLIALAATTGMMRDLTFRPEAMRDALNAGFPTATDLADWMVRVLGLPFREAHHATGAIVALAERRGCRLDELGLDALQSVLPSITEDVLPILGVDHSVTSRMSEGGTAPEQVRAAIEAFRKEVEF from the coding sequence ATGTCGGAAAAAGACAATACCACAAAGACAAACTCGATCTGGGGTGGCCGGTTCGAAGGCGGTGTCTCTTCGGTCATGGAACGCATCAATGCATCCATCTCTTTTGACAAGGCGCTGTATCGCCAGGATATCGCGGGCTCGAAAGCTCATGCGGCAATGCTGGCCCATCAGGGGATCATCAGCGCCGCCGATGCCGAAGCGATCAGCACCGGTCTTGATACGATCCTCAAGGAAATCGAGGCCGGGGAATTCGTTTTCTCCCCCGCCCTTGAAGATATCCATATGAATGTCGAAACCCGGCTGGTCGAACTGATCGGTGACGCCGCCAAACGGCTTCATACCGCGCGGTCGCGAAACGATCAGGTGGCAACCGATCTGCGGCTCTGGGTGCGGGACGCGATTGACCGCATCCTCGACGCCATAGCGGATCTTCAGCAGGCTCTGCTTGATCAGGCCGAAACGCATGCCGGAACCGTCATGCCGGGATATACCCATCTGCAGACAGCCCAGCCCGTCACCGTCGGGCATCACCTCATGGCGTATGTGGAAATGCTGGAACGTGATCGTGGCCGCTTTTCCGATGCCCGGCGGCGGCTGAACGAATCCCCGCTCGGGGCGGCGGCGCTGGCCGGCACCTCCTTTCCCGTCGATCGCCGGATGACGGCGAAAGCCCTCGGGTTTGACCGGCCGATGCGGAATTCCATGGACGCGGTGTCGGATCGGGATTTTGCCGTTGAGTTTCTTGCCGCCGCCGCCCTTGCTTCGGTGCATCTGTCCCGTCTCGCCGAAGAACTGGTGCTGTGGTCATCGGACCGGTTTGGTTTCATCACCCTGTCGGACGGGTTTTCCACCGGCTCATCGATCATGCCGCAGAAGCGCAACCCGGACGCGGCTGAACTCGTGCGGGCCAAGCCCGGCCGGATCACCGGCAGCCTGATCACGCTCCTTACCATCCTCAAGGGCCTGCCCATGACCTACGGCAAGGATCTGCAGGAAGACAAGGAGCCTGTCTTCGATGCCGCCGAACATCTCCTGATTGCCCTTGCCGCCACCACCGGCATGATGCGGGATCTGACCTTCAGGCCCGAAGCGATGCGCGATGCCCTCAATGCAGGCTTTCCCACCGCAACGGATCTTGCGGACTGGATGGTGCGGGTGCTGGGCCTGCCTTTCCGCGAAGCGCATCACGCCACGGGCGCGATCGTCGCTCTGGCGGAACGCCGTGGCTGCCGTCTTGATGAGCTGGGTCTTGATGCGTTGCAATCCGTCCTGCCTTCGATCACCGAAGATGTGTTGCCGATCCTCGGGGTTGATCATTCCGTCACCTCCCGGATGAGCGAAGGCGGCACCGCGCCGGAACAGGTTCGCGCGGCAATCGAGGCATTTCGTAAAGAGGTTGAGTTTTAG
- a CDS encoding electron transfer flavoprotein subunit alpha/FixB family protein produces MSILVLAEHNNAELNPATLNTISAASAVGGDIHVLVAGSGCAAVGDAAANVAGVAKVLVADSAEYENGVAENIIPLILGMIDGYSHLMAPATTYGKNILPGVAALKDVAQISDIIRVDDASTFQRPIYAGNALATVTSGESLKVITVRTTAFEAASAEGGSAGIEAVSATGDAGKTSFVKSELSSSDRPELTSARIVISGGRGMQDGSNFAMLEKVADKLGAAVGASRAAVDAGFVPNDYQVGQTGKVVAPDLYVAVGISGAIQHLAGMKDSKVIVAINKDEEAPIFQVADYGLVDDLFTAVPELESQLN; encoded by the coding sequence ATGTCTATTCTTGTACTAGCAGAACACAACAACGCCGAGTTGAACCCGGCAACCTTGAATACCATCTCTGCCGCCAGTGCCGTGGGTGGTGACATTCATGTTCTCGTTGCCGGCAGTGGCTGCGCTGCGGTCGGGGATGCCGCCGCCAACGTGGCGGGTGTCGCCAAGGTTCTGGTGGCCGACAGCGCCGAATATGAAAACGGTGTTGCCGAAAACATCATCCCGCTCATTCTCGGCATGATCGATGGCTACAGCCACCTGATGGCGCCAGCCACCACCTACGGCAAGAATATCCTGCCGGGTGTTGCCGCCCTCAAGGATGTTGCCCAGATCTCCGACATCATCCGGGTGGATGATGCCAGCACCTTCCAGCGGCCGATCTATGCCGGCAACGCGCTTGCCACGGTCACATCGGGTGAATCGCTCAAGGTCATCACGGTACGCACCACGGCCTTTGAAGCGGCCTCGGCCGAAGGCGGCAGCGCCGGCATCGAGGCTGTCAGCGCAACCGGTGATGCGGGCAAGACAAGTTTCGTGAAATCCGAATTGTCTTCATCAGACCGGCCGGAACTGACATCCGCCAGGATCGTCATCTCCGGTGGCCGCGGCATGCAGGATGGGTCAAACTTTGCCATGCTTGAAAAGGTTGCCGACAAACTTGGTGCCGCGGTCGGGGCTTCCCGCGCCGCGGTTGATGCGGGCTTCGTGCCCAACGATTACCAGGTCGGCCAGACCGGCAAGGTGGTCGCGCCGGACCTCTATGTCGCGGTTGGAATTTCAGGTGCGATTCAGCACCTCGCCGGCATGAAGGACAGCAAGGTCATCGTCGCCATCAACAAGGATGAGGAAGCACCGATTTTCCAGGTTGCCGATTACGGGCTTGTCGATGATCTCTTCACCGCGGTGCCGGAACTCGAAAGCCAGTTGAACTAG